CATATATTGCTACCTTTGAGATTACAAACGTTGCATAAGCAACCCTTTTTTCTGtggaaaagaaaattacaaatttattatGCTTCTGTCAAGAAGCAAAAGCAGATAATTAACTCTTTCAAGACAAAACTATTCTTaccaaaattttatgtttaccAAACTGTTATTTGCTAATATATTACCCATTTATCTCTAAAATATTATACAACCATCTtgccttttcctttttttgtttttactgtCTCTTCTTCCTCTCAtagaaaatatgttttaagATTGGTCAAAAGAAATGTGTTTATCAAACACTTTAATGTACTTTTTGAAAAGCTAGTATAAAAGTGATTAAAATAAGCAATTATAGTATATACGGTCAAACATGAGCAAAGTTGAATTTTCTTACCATTAAAAATCGAATGACTTTATTTTTACCTTTACAAGCCAAAGTAATGGTCCATAACATAGCAATAACTGTTAGAAATGTGTGATTATCTTATCTAAAAGCTTAAGTTATTAAAGAGAACAGTAcacaattttatcatttaatgatattttcaaCGACTACAACTACTGCAGGAACACTCCTTTTTCTATCCATTTACTtgaactttcaaaaaaaattaatatcgtTTAATTAAAGGCACGTGAAGATCCTCGAGGATTGTTAACATAAACTACTAGTTAATTTGAAGACAATTTCAGTTAGGTGTTGCTAATTGAAATTTCGATTGGCTCAATTAGTGATTTGATACTTTCATAATCTGCATATATAACATAcgaaaatttacaaaataaggGGTTTACCAgctttagggctcgtttgaccttgaaaatggatcgttttggtcgtggtgaccaaccggctctatagataaggtcttgacagtcgtccatgtaaattttcatcaaaaatgacatTGAGATTTTGGATCACCAATAATCTCATGGActtgtagcacacgaaaataacacaaaatggGGGATTTAAATGCttagggctcatttgaccttgaaaatggactGTTTTGGCTGTAGAGACCAACCAATTCCATAGATAATGTCTTAACTGAcatccatgtaaatttttggcaaaaatgatctcGAAATTCTGAATCACTAAAAAAGAtagtggactatagcacataaaaatcgATAAATTTGGGTCTTACTTGCTTTAGGGTCGTTTGACATTGAAAATGAGTTATTTTGACCGTGGTGACCAATCGACtctatagataaggtcttaacgaacgtccatgcaattttttggcaaaaatgatctcAGAATTCCGGatcataaaaaatgataatggactatagcacatgaaaatcaataaaataggGAGTTTACTGCTttgggatcgtttgaccttgaaaatgaccCCTTTTTGGTCGTGGTGACCATCtgactccatagataaggtcttaacagacatccatgtaaatttttgacaaaaaattctAGATAACAAAAAATCATATGGACTATAGCCACGAAAATCGACACAAtagggggtttacctgctctggggctcgtttgaccttgaaaatgagtcatttttgTGGTGACCAACCAGTTCCATAGATAAGTTTTAATTGAATTTCATGTAAACATTTGGGAAAAATGATCTCGGAATTcaagatcaccaaaaaaatggtggattataacacacgaaaatcgtcaaaatggggTGCGGTTACTTGCTGTTgggtcgtttgaccttgaaaatgaccCGTTTTGAACGTGGTGGTGACCAATCGTCTCCATAGATTAGGTCTTAACAGACTTCCATGctaatttttggcaaaaatgatctcaaaattcCGAATCACCAAAAATATGGAGACAAATTTGCATTCTCGACCTTAGTCTTTTGGTGCCATTGTTCTTTGTTCATGGGCTTGGGAGAGGTTGGTACCATTGCAGCCAGATCAGGCTCAGAATAACAATATGGTTAATGGGGTGAGAATACGACGATGGCACAATATGAAACAACTATGTGTAATTAATGTCATAACTGAGGACTACTATTGATTCCTCTGGAGAGAGACGTTTCAGTGGAGGCCATAAGCCTTGTATATGGAAGGTTTATTAGTTCCCAATTCTTACAAGGGAAAAAAAGAGTGGACAATAGTTGAAGGGCAAACTTTGGATCAGAAATGGAATCTGTTGTTCAATGCTTGAGGGCATATGAGCTTGTTTGTTTAGATTGTCAAGAACTTTATCGACCAAATCGGGTAGCAATGCAATTTGGATATGATCAAGTCTTACCTAAATGGATTCCTCAATCGCCTTCAAGTCTGGAACTTAGCCGACctattgattttaatttgaggTTATACTATCCGTCTAGGCTGTTTGAACCGGATGTAACGACACATTATTTGAAATGGTGGAGAAAAGACAATTATTTTTAGATGATGCATTGAAAGTATTGTCTCTAATACAAAGCTAATTAATCACTGGAAGTCAAGTGAGAATAAGGGGACGACTCTTCCTAGatttcattaaataaataaatgagtgATACTTCTCGATTATATTTGTACGATGTGTCTTTTCTAGATTTACCCATAGCTACAAATTCACTCATTTGGACAAAATAACTCGTTCCCTTCatttcactaactttcctattTACTCATTAATTAGGGGAGCGGTGTTCATCATCATTTCTAACCTTTAATATAATGCtccaagatatatatatatatatagatatatagatatatagatagagatatagatatatagatatataaatatatatatatatatatatatatttatatatctatatatctatatctctatctatatatctatatatctatatctatatctatatatctatatatctatatctctatctatatatctatatatatatatctctctctctctctatatatatatatatatattactcacTTCTATAGAGAAGCTAGCTTTGTTACTGGTAAACTAGCTAGCATTAGAGAGGAACCTTCTTGGAGGATAACTATGTCCACATAGATTTGGTTTTTGAAGTTGGAACTTAATTTGAAGGGAAAGATTAATACTTGTGGACTTTAttgagatacatgtatcttagataaaaatctttatttattattgaacaCGGCTATATATAGCCATGGTACTAATCAAACTACAATCATATTATTATAACTTCATTTTATCGTTGATCCTTGCATTGTGCGAGAATACAACAAAACATATAATGAAGTTATTAGATAGAATTAGCTGCCAAAAGGCCTTTGGTTGCCGCAATCAAGATTGTCACCAGTACTAACTCCAAGAATTCCGCAATACCTCCTGTAAAATCCAATTCGATCTTGTACCCTGTTGTCATTACCACGACCACATTCTAGGCCCCCATTGATGATGTTTGTGATGACACCAAATCCAGGAAGACGATTGGCTGATCGGTCACCGGCAGATGGGTTCCATCTTCCAATGATGACATCGTGGCAAGAAGGCTTTGGTGATTGAGGGGTCATCCAGAACCAGATAGCAGTCTTGAATGAGATGACTGGGTCTGTGGCTACTAAATCAGGATTGTTTAAAAGGTCCACTCCGATGGCTCTTCCACATGGCCCATAGTTGTAGTTGCTGTTTTGAAATGTCAAAATACACGTAATTAGACACTACAAGTTCATCAAATTTTACCATATATAGATTTATGTAGCTTACTGTGAAATTTGGATTGGGCCTCGTCCGAAATATTTCCTTCCAGGTGCACAAGGCCATTGACTACTTGGTGAACAGTAGTCACCGGGGTTACCTCGTTCTCTAAGGAAACAGTAACCCCATGCGAATGGTCCATCAGGTGCGGAAGGCCATCCTCCTACATATATAAtcaattactaaataaaataaaatgaaattatattttaatggttcgATGTGAATGGTTATACACATACCAGTAGTTTCATGGGAGGTTTGGGCAAAGAAAGCAGCAATTTCCCTTTTACGGGCATTGATATCACCACTTGTACCAAAGCCAGGAAAAGACCTAGCAGCAGTAATAAAGGCATTGTAACTGTAGAAATTATTCTTTCCTTGACAAGAATTTTCGTTACGATGCTTAAGCATTTGATCAAACATAGAATTTGAGATGATGCTTCCGAGGTCCCCACCAGTAACAGGACCAGGACCAGGGCCGCCACCTGGACACTGACTTTGACAATTGCCAGAACCACAATGGTCATTAGTGTTACCGCACCACCCGAATTTGCTGCAACATTGTCCCGACGCACAAACTTTGCCTCCGCCCTGTGAACCACAATTCTGTGCCAAGGCAGCACTCAGCAAAACCAGAGAAAACAGCAAAGAAAAAGTAGTCAATTTAGAAGTTCGCCTCATTTTGAATGTGATGGCAAACAAATGCTAAAGTGAAAGCTATTTATAGGCAAGTGGTTGTGAGGAATCAGTGACTTTTATGACAAAATTGATAGTCCACCCTGTCGTATCCAGAATTTAATTCAGTTATAAGTAAAAGAGACGGGCGGCTTTGGACGTTATTCCAGACTTTTCTCTACATAATTTGGACTGGAGACTATAGTTGCTggatattttttgtttactCTTATTAAATTTACCTATTAAATAAAAACTGTACTACAAATTATAATATTCATAGTTAgagtaaattaaatttgtagTGGAAAACTATGTAACTCATCGAATAGCAATATCTCTCAAGTAATGTTCAATCACCTCTTAGACTAATGTCATGTggatcataaataaattattgttgaGATTTATTTCAAATCTCAATTAACAAAAGAGCCAAAAATGGTAAAAGTAAAGCTAAAGGTTGAACTGGTTTCTATGTAGGTTATTGTTAGTTCGGCTGGAATGACAATAGCATTCGTTTTCTAACTAGTTTTGCCTTGTTTATTTTGTTGCTTGTTGAGAACTGTCTTGTTTGGTAATCATTCCTTGCTTTTACACTTGCGTAGGTTCGAGTCTGAGTCTATTTGCTCTATTTGAGAACCAAAGACATCgagataaatattttgactaaattttgcATGATATTGATGACACTTAcaaattaaagtaattatatAAGGTAGTAGCTAGTGCTAGAAGAAATAGGGCCGGTAAATTTTGCATGATATTGAtgacattttcaaattaaagtaattatatAAGGTAGCAGCTGGTGCTAGAAGAAATAGGGCAGGCTGGGTCAAAGTTACATAATTTGAAAGTGTATCTTTGGGCTGCTAATTCTACTCTTCCCCTTTAACTCCATACTTAATTTGATAAGGTTTCCTTACATGAGTccaaaatcatacaaattagGAGTATTTACAAAGTACAATGAATTTgtttaaatgaaattaataactcaataaaaattactaagagaaatttgaaatttatgaattatgaatttatatgtaTTCAGACTTCAAAGATTTCTTAATACGGATAAAGaattttgacaaaatttaatactttattGTGATTTCTGAGTGATACTAGTGGGGAGTCGCCCGTGCGcccaatatttattttgttgtgaTGAACTTTAATTTCTCAGTGAACTACAAAATAGTGGTAATGTGCAATTAAATTGAATTTGTGTGGCTAATTCATATAACATAGCGACCAAGTTGAGCATAAAATAAATCTGAACACATTAATGAAGACATTGGGTGTGTTTGATAtgtaggaaaacattttctaaaataactagat
The sequence above is a segment of the Solanum lycopersicum chromosome 10, SLM_r2.1 genome. Coding sequences within it:
- the LOC101251136 gene encoding endochitinase, which gives rise to MRRTSKLTTFSLLFSLVLLSAALAQNCGSQGGGKVCASGQCCSKFGWCGNTNDHCGSGNCQSQCPGGGPGPGPVTGGDLGSIISNSMFDQMLKHRNENSCQGKNNFYSYNAFITAARSFPGFGTSGDINARKREIAAFFAQTSHETTGGWPSAPDGPFAWGYCFLRERGNPGDYCSPSSQWPCAPGRKYFGRGPIQISHNYNYGPCGRAIGVDLLNNPDLVATDPVISFKTAIWFWMTPQSPKPSCHDVIIGRWNPSAGDRSANRLPGFGVITNIINGGLECGRGNDNRVQDRIGFYRRYCGILGVSTGDNLDCGNQRPFGS